Genomic window (Stenotrophomonas maltophilia):
CAGCGGTTGCTGCGCACCACCGATGGCAGCCTGCGCGCGCAGGTGCGGATCCCGGCCGATGTCGGCAGCGTGCAGGGGCTATGGGAGCTGCAGGTGTTCGCCCAGGCCGATGGCCTGCTACGCGATGGCAAGGTGGCCTTCGCGGTGGCACGATCGACCGCACGCTTCAGTGGCCAGGCGGCACCGGACCCGGCCAGCCGCCAGGTGGCACTGCCGCTGCAGGTGGCTGCGGCCGGCCGCTACGAAGCACGCGGCACGCTGTATGCCACGGCCCGCGATGGCCAGCTGAAGCCGGTCGCGCAGGCACATGCGGCCGCGTGGTTCGATGGCCCGGGCGCAGGCCAGCTGGTGCTGCCCTTCGATCAGGCCGCGTTGCCGGTCGGGTTCGGTGCGCCGTACGAGTTGCGCGACCTGCAGCTGCAGGATCAGAGCCGGATGGCACCGATCGAGTCACGCGCGCTGGCGTTGCGGTTCTGAGGAACTGCGGCGGGCCGGACTTTCCGGCCCGCTGCATTGCTTCCTGTAGAGCCAAGCCCATGCTCGGCTGCCGTTTGCCGTGATCACGAGCAGCCGAGCGTGGGCTCGGCGCTACAACGGCATGTCGATTACCCCGCGTACGCGGTCAAGCGGCCTTCCTGCTCGACCACCGTAATCGTGCCGCCGAACACCGCCGACAGCGGTTCGTTGCGCAGCAGCTCGGCACGGGTGCCATCGGCCAGTACGCGGCCGTCGCGCAGCAGCACCACCCGCTCGATTTCGGGAATGATCTCTTCGATGTGGTGGGTCACCAGCACCAGGGTGATGCCCTGCTGCGCCAGTACCCGCATGGTCGCTACCAGTTGCTCGCGGGCCACCAGGTCCAGCCCGGTGGAGGGTTCGTCCAGCAGCAGTGCCTGCGGCCGATTGACCAGCGCGCGGGCGATCAGCACGCGGCGGGTCTCGCCGGCGGACAGCTCGGCGTAGGCGCGCTCGCGCAGCGACAGGGCGCCGGTCATCGCCAGTGTCTCGCCGACGCGCGCGAGCATGTCGGCGGTCACTTCGCGGAAGGCCGGCACCACGTAGCTGGCGAAGAAGCCGGACAGCACCGCCTGCTCCACGGTCAGCCCGGGCATGTCGGCCAGGTTGCTGCTGAGGTCGCCGGTGACGATGCCCAGCTGCGAGCGCAGCCGGTCCACCTGCCAGCGGTTCTGGCCCAGCACCTTCACCGCCACCGTGCCGTCGCCCTGGGCCAGCGGGTACAGCTCGCGGGTGATCAGCTTGATGAAGGTGGACTTGCCGCAGCCGTTGGGGCCGAGCAGGGCGGTGTGCTGGCCCTGCGCAATGCGCAGGCTGAGCCCGTGCAGCACCTTCACCTGGCCGCGCACCACGGTGGCGCGGTCCAGTTCGATCAAGGGGGGCAGCTCCGCCAGGGGCGGGGCGGCGGTCATGGCGCTGGCGCGTGGATCAAGGCTCGACAACTCAGGTCCCCAACTGTGAACGGTGCCACGGAAGGCGGTGGCAGTCACCGCCGCAGGGATGCAGTTTGCAACGCAAGCGCCCATCATGTCTGCCATCCCCGCGTCGATCCGGAGAGCTGCCATGCCTGATGCCCTGATGTCCCTGTTGACCGGTGGTGTGCTCGGCCTGGGCTGGTGGGCCATGCTGGCAGTGCTGCTGGTCTTCACCCAGATCACCATCTTCTCGGTGACCCTGTACCTGCACCGCAGCCAGGCCCATCGCGGGGTCGATTTCCACCCGGCGCTGGCCCACGTGTTCCGCTTCTGGCTGTGGCTGACCACCTCGATGATCACCCGCGAGTGGGTAGCCATCCACCGCAAGCACCACGCCAAGGTGGAGACCGAGGACGACCCGCACAGCCCGGTCACCCGCGGCATCGGCAAGGTGTTCTGGCACGGCGTGGAGCTGTACCGGGAAGCTCGGGGCCAGCGCGCGGACATCGAGCAGTACGGGCGCGGCACCCCCGATGATGCGATCGAGCGCCGCCTGTATACCCCGCATGCCACGT
Coding sequences:
- a CDS encoding ABC transporter ATP-binding protein, encoding MTAAPPLAELPPLIELDRATVVRGQVKVLHGLSLRIAQGQHTALLGPNGCGKSTFIKLITRELYPLAQGDGTVAVKVLGQNRWQVDRLRSQLGIVTGDLSSNLADMPGLTVEQAVLSGFFASYVVPAFREVTADMLARVGETLAMTGALSLRERAYAELSAGETRRVLIARALVNRPQALLLDEPSTGLDLVAREQLVATMRVLAQQGITLVLVTHHIEEIIPEIERVVLLRDGRVLADGTRAELLRNEPLSAVFGGTITVVEQEGRLTAYAG